From the genome of Streptomyces sp. NBC_01341, one region includes:
- the serB gene encoding phosphoserine phosphatase SerB, with the protein MSAPQQPPRSPRSPESPESPPGTDTPTLLVKIFGKDRPGITAGLFDTLAAYAVDVVDIEQVVTRGRIVLCALVTSPAPGGTTEGDLRATVHSWAESLKLQAEIISGTGDNRPRGDGRSHVTVLGHPLTAESTAAIAAKITSTGGNIDRIFRLAKYPVTAVEFAVSGAGTEVLRTALATEAAGIGVDIAVVSAGLSRRAQRLVVMDVDSTLIQDEVIELFAAHAGCEAEVAAVTEQAMRGELDFEQSLHARVALLAGLDVSVVEKVRAEVRLTPGARTLIRTLKRLGYQVGVVSGGFTQVTDDLKERLGLDFASANTLEVVDGRLTGRVVGDIVDRAGKARLLRSFAAQAGVPLAQTVAIGDGANDLDMLNTAGLGVAFNAKPVVRRAAHTAVNVPFLDTVLYLLGITREEVEAADGLVD; encoded by the coding sequence ATGAGCGCACCTCAGCAGCCACCTCGGTCACCCCGGTCTCCTGAGTCACCCGAGTCCCCTCCGGGTACGGACACCCCCACCCTTCTCGTCAAGATCTTCGGGAAGGACCGCCCGGGTATCACCGCCGGACTTTTCGACACCCTGGCGGCATACGCCGTGGACGTGGTGGACATCGAGCAGGTCGTCACCCGTGGGCGCATCGTGCTGTGCGCTCTGGTGACCTCCCCCGCTCCCGGCGGTACGACGGAGGGTGACCTCCGGGCGACCGTGCACAGCTGGGCGGAGTCGCTGAAGCTGCAGGCCGAGATCATCTCGGGTACGGGCGACAACCGGCCCCGCGGTGACGGCCGTTCCCATGTCACGGTGCTGGGACATCCGCTCACCGCGGAGTCCACGGCAGCCATAGCAGCCAAGATCACCTCCACCGGCGGGAACATCGACCGGATCTTCCGTCTGGCGAAGTACCCCGTCACCGCAGTGGAGTTCGCGGTCTCCGGCGCCGGGACCGAAGTACTGCGGACCGCGCTGGCCACGGAGGCCGCGGGGATCGGTGTGGACATCGCCGTCGTCTCCGCCGGGCTGAGCCGCCGGGCACAGCGCCTGGTCGTCATGGACGTGGACTCGACCCTCATCCAGGACGAGGTCATCGAGCTCTTCGCGGCCCACGCCGGCTGCGAGGCCGAGGTCGCCGCCGTGACCGAACAGGCGATGCGCGGGGAGCTCGACTTCGAGCAGTCCCTGCACGCCCGTGTGGCACTGCTGGCGGGGCTCGACGTGTCGGTGGTGGAGAAGGTCCGTGCGGAAGTTCGGCTGACCCCCGGCGCGCGCACCCTGATCCGCACCCTGAAGCGGCTGGGTTACCAGGTGGGCGTGGTCTCCGGCGGTTTCACCCAGGTCACGGACGACCTCAAGGAGCGCCTCGGCCTCGACTTCGCCTCCGCCAACACGCTGGAGGTCGTCGACGGCAGGCTGACCGGCCGGGTCGTGGGCGACATCGTCGACCGGGCGGGCAAGGCCCGGCTGCTGCGCAGTTTCGCGGCGCAGGCCGGGGTTCCGCTGGCGCAGACGGTGGCGATCGGCGACGGCGCGAACGATCTGGACATGCTGAACACCGCCGGGCTGGGCGTCGCGTTCAATGCCAAGCCCGTCGTCCGGCGGGCCGCGCACACGGCGGTGAACGTCCCGTTCCTCGACACGGTGCTGTACCTGCTCGGCATCACCCGCGAGGAGGTCGAGGCCGCCGACGGCCTCGTCGACTGA
- a CDS encoding ABC transporter ATP-binding protein/permease: MGRGVPELVLELNGRTWTLDPSRPYTLGRDPQGDVTLDDARVSWRHATISWNGRGWQIEDHGSTNGTYVQGRRVQQTEIGPGTPVNLGNANDGPRLNLTAAAAAGVHSGQAAGAQQAPAHPVQPPHQAQQGAAGWPAAPAQQPGQPQVPHQQGHADPSAARGHGGAAGAPPVYGDRSPTTFHQLDLGRVMRIGRALENELVVSDLQVSRLHAEFRATPDGRFEIRDLGSHNGTYVNGQPLHKSGSALIGPNDIVGVGHSTFRLVGDRLEEFVDTGEVSFSARHLTVTVDGGKDILKDVSFGVPEKSLIAVIGPSGSGKSTLLKALTGYRPANQGDVLYDNRNLYKQFAELRQRIGLVPQDDILHKELTVTRALRYAAKLRFPADTTEAERTARIHEVLAELKLDIHRDKKITSLSGGQRKRVSVALELLTKPSLIFLDEPTSGLDPGMDRDVMQLLRGLADDGRTVLVVTHSVAELAICDKLLVMAPGGSVAYFGPPEEALNFFGYTSWADVFSAFENYRDYDWAGRWRGSQHYQMYAADIDAVAAQPVHMPPPQSIRPPKPSGWAAQLWTLMRRYVSVIASDKGFLLLMVLLPAVLGVVSVVIPAEFGLAEPEPPSRFNGKAGTIMLILAVGMCFAAAANSVRELIKERVIYERERATGLSRSAYLLSKVIVLGVITAFQGVIICGIGFSTRELPAEGLFMSPAVEICLSIIVLGFTSMMFGLMISALVKTAEKTMPLLVMFAIVQVVFTGVLFQVYGSPGLEQFAWLMPSRWAVAAAGTTLDLARLMPPWDPENPTDLDPLWEHSAGQWGINITVMLFMSAILFVAVSRMLRRHEPEVMRK, encoded by the coding sequence GTGGGGCGCGGAGTGCCGGAACTCGTACTGGAATTGAATGGCAGGACCTGGACGCTCGATCCGTCCAGGCCGTACACCCTCGGACGTGATCCGCAGGGTGACGTGACGCTCGACGACGCCAGGGTCTCGTGGCGGCACGCAACGATCAGCTGGAACGGCCGCGGGTGGCAGATCGAGGACCACGGCAGCACCAACGGGACCTACGTGCAGGGCCGAAGGGTCCAGCAGACGGAGATCGGCCCCGGAACCCCGGTGAACCTGGGCAACGCCAACGACGGGCCGAGGCTGAACCTCACCGCCGCGGCGGCGGCCGGTGTCCACAGCGGGCAGGCCGCAGGGGCGCAGCAGGCTCCGGCGCACCCCGTGCAGCCGCCGCACCAGGCCCAGCAGGGGGCGGCCGGCTGGCCGGCCGCTCCCGCGCAGCAGCCGGGGCAGCCTCAGGTCCCGCACCAGCAGGGCCATGCGGACCCCTCCGCGGCGCGTGGGCACGGCGGCGCGGCGGGGGCGCCGCCGGTCTACGGGGACCGGAGTCCCACCACGTTCCACCAGCTGGATCTCGGCCGCGTCATGCGCATCGGCCGCGCCCTGGAGAACGAGCTGGTCGTCTCCGACCTGCAGGTCTCCCGCCTGCACGCCGAGTTCCGGGCGACGCCCGACGGCCGCTTCGAGATCCGCGACCTCGGATCCCACAACGGCACGTACGTCAACGGCCAGCCGCTCCACAAGTCCGGCTCCGCGCTCATCGGCCCGAACGACATCGTCGGCGTCGGCCACTCGACCTTCCGGCTGGTCGGAGACCGGCTGGAGGAGTTCGTCGACACCGGCGAGGTGTCCTTCTCGGCCCGGCACCTCACGGTGACCGTCGACGGTGGCAAGGACATCCTCAAGGACGTCTCCTTCGGCGTCCCGGAGAAGTCGCTGATCGCCGTCATCGGCCCCTCGGGGTCCGGCAAGTCCACCCTGCTCAAGGCGCTCACCGGCTACCGGCCGGCCAACCAGGGCGACGTCCTCTACGACAACCGGAACCTCTACAAGCAGTTCGCGGAGCTCCGGCAGCGCATCGGCCTGGTCCCGCAGGACGACATCCTGCACAAGGAGCTCACGGTCACCCGGGCTCTGCGCTACGCGGCCAAGCTGCGCTTCCCCGCGGACACCACCGAGGCCGAGCGCACCGCCCGGATCCACGAGGTCCTCGCCGAGCTCAAGCTCGACATCCACCGGGACAAGAAGATCACCTCGCTCTCCGGCGGCCAGCGCAAGCGCGTATCGGTCGCCCTGGAGCTGCTGACCAAGCCGTCGCTGATCTTCCTGGACGAGCCGACCTCGGGCCTCGACCCGGGCATGGACCGCGACGTCATGCAGCTGCTGCGCGGGCTGGCCGACGACGGGCGTACGGTCCTGGTCGTCACGCACTCCGTGGCCGAACTGGCCATCTGCGACAAGCTCCTGGTCATGGCGCCCGGCGGATCCGTGGCCTACTTCGGCCCGCCCGAGGAGGCCCTGAACTTCTTCGGCTACACCAGCTGGGCCGACGTCTTCTCGGCCTTCGAGAACTACCGCGACTACGACTGGGCGGGCCGCTGGCGCGGCTCGCAGCACTACCAGATGTACGCGGCGGACATCGACGCCGTCGCCGCGCAGCCCGTACACATGCCGCCGCCGCAGTCGATCCGGCCCCCGAAGCCCTCGGGCTGGGCGGCCCAGCTGTGGACGCTGATGCGCCGCTACGTGTCGGTGATCGCGTCCGACAAGGGTTTCCTGCTGCTGATGGTGCTCCTGCCGGCGGTGCTCGGCGTGGTGAGCGTGGTCATCCCCGCCGAGTTCGGCCTGGCGGAGCCCGAGCCGCCGTCCCGGTTCAACGGCAAGGCCGGAACGATCATGCTGATCCTCGCGGTCGGCATGTGCTTCGCCGCAGCGGCCAACTCCGTACGAGAACTGATCAAGGAGCGGGTGATCTACGAGCGGGAACGGGCCACCGGTCTGTCACGCTCCGCCTATCTCCTGTCGAAGGTGATCGTCCTCGGTGTGATCACCGCCTTCCAGGGCGTGATCATCTGCGGGATCGGCTTCTCCACCCGTGAGCTGCCGGCGGAGGGCCTCTTCATGTCCCCGGCCGTCGAGATCTGCCTGTCGATCATCGTGCTCGGCTTCACCTCGATGATGTTCGGCCTGATGATCTCCGCACTGGTGAAGACCGCCGAGAAGACGATGCCGCTGCTCGTCATGTTCGCCATCGTCCAGGTCGTCTTCACCGGGGTGCTCTTCCAGGTCTACGGGTCGCCGGGCCTGGAACAGTTCGCCTGGCTGATGCCGTCGCGCTGGGCCGTGGCAGCGGCCGGCACCACGCTGGACCTCGCCCGTCTCATGCCGCCTTGGGATCCCGAGAACCCGACCGACCTGGACCCGCTCTGGGAGCACTCGGCCGGCCAGTGGGGGATCAACATCACGGTCATGCTGTTCATGAGCGCGATCCTCTTCGTCGCGGTCTCGCGGATGCTCCGGCGCCACGAGCCGGAGGTCATGCGCAAGTGA
- a CDS encoding transglycosylase SLT domain-containing protein — MSVSRISSRNRRLNKAQKLSVAGVSTLAAAAVALSLAPNDASAAPQPQHKPAAAAAAAPVVFTGVQTKSIQTSVIDQNSTAALLVKAAGKAKDAEKEKAAEKAKAKAVAKAKAKAKVAAKKKAKADAKKRSAKKASRAADRKPIYKNNLDGWIREALSIMHKKHIPGTYEGLHRNIIRESSGNPRAINNWDINAINGIPSKGLLQVIKPTFDFYHVKGTKHDQYDPVANITAAANYAADKYGSIDNVNSAY; from the coding sequence ATGTCCGTGTCCCGCATCTCCAGCCGTAACCGTCGCCTGAACAAGGCGCAGAAGCTCTCCGTCGCGGGGGTCTCGACCCTGGCCGCCGCCGCTGTGGCCCTCTCACTCGCCCCGAACGACGCTTCGGCGGCGCCCCAGCCGCAGCACAAGCCCGCCGCTGCCGCCGCCGCCGCGCCGGTCGTGTTCACCGGTGTGCAGACGAAGAGCATCCAGACCAGCGTCATAGACCAGAACTCGACCGCCGCTCTCCTGGTGAAGGCAGCCGGCAAGGCCAAGGACGCCGAGAAGGAGAAGGCGGCCGAGAAGGCCAAGGCCAAGGCCGTCGCCAAGGCGAAGGCCAAGGCCAAGGTCGCGGCGAAGAAGAAGGCCAAGGCCGACGCGAAGAAGCGCTCCGCCAAGAAGGCCAGCCGAGCCGCCGACCGCAAGCCGATCTACAAGAACAACCTGGACGGCTGGATCCGCGAGGCTCTCAGCATCATGCACAAGAAGCACATCCCCGGCACGTACGAGGGCCTGCACCGCAACATCATTCGCGAGTCCAGCGGTAACCCCCGTGCGATCAACAACTGGGACATCAACGCGATCAACGGCATCCCCTCGAAGGGGCTGCTGCAGGTCATCAAGCCGACCTTCGACTTCTACCACGTCAAGGGCACCAAGCACGACCAGTACGACCCGGTCGCCAACATCACCGCCGCCGCCAACTACGCGGCCGACAAGTACGGCTCGATCGACAACGTCAACAGCGCGTACTGA
- a CDS encoding S-adenosylmethionine:tRNA ribosyltransferase-isomerase, which yields MTALEALRVPPELSARVPAERRGAGRDDVRLLVSRGTAVSHRRFRELPGELRAGDVLVVNTSMTLAAAVNGRLGGEPVVVHFSTRGEDGRWAVELRRPDGSGTTLPRPGGPAGAEVRLPGGQGLVLEEPLGPPEGARLWWARVPRDVPALLSRYGRPIRYAYTERDEPLSAYRTVFAVPSEDGSGSAEMPSAARPFTACLVAELVSRGVQFAPLTLHTGVASAEAHEPPYPERFEVPLTTARLVEAARAGGGRVIAVGTTAVRALESAVGPDGRLRAAAGWTDLVVTPERGVRAVDGLITGLHEPEASHLLMLEAIAGRRALRDGYAQALEHGYLWHEFGDVHLLLPGAADPAKTPHALHYTSNVS from the coding sequence ATGACCGCGCTGGAGGCCCTGCGGGTGCCGCCCGAGCTGTCGGCGCGGGTGCCGGCCGAGCGTCGGGGCGCCGGGCGGGACGACGTACGGCTGTTGGTCTCACGGGGTACGGCCGTCTCTCACCGCAGGTTCCGGGAGCTGCCCGGGGAGCTGCGGGCCGGTGACGTGCTGGTGGTGAACACGTCGATGACGCTGGCGGCCGCGGTGAACGGCCGGCTGGGCGGTGAGCCCGTCGTCGTGCACTTCTCCACCCGCGGCGAGGACGGCCGGTGGGCGGTGGAGTTGCGACGGCCGGACGGCTCGGGGACCACCCTGCCGCGGCCCGGGGGGCCCGCGGGTGCGGAGGTGCGGCTGCCTGGCGGGCAGGGACTGGTACTGGAGGAACCGCTGGGTCCGCCGGAGGGGGCCCGGCTCTGGTGGGCGCGGGTTCCGCGGGACGTGCCCGCGCTCCTGAGCAGGTACGGGCGGCCGATCCGGTACGCGTACACGGAGCGGGACGAGCCGTTGTCGGCGTACCGGACGGTGTTCGCCGTGCCGTCGGAGGACGGGAGCGGCTCGGCGGAGATGCCGAGTGCGGCGAGGCCGTTCACCGCGTGCCTGGTGGCGGAGCTGGTGAGCCGGGGGGTGCAGTTCGCTCCGCTGACGCTTCACACGGGGGTTGCTTCGGCCGAGGCGCACGAGCCGCCCTATCCGGAACGCTTCGAGGTTCCCCTCACGACGGCGCGGCTCGTCGAGGCGGCGCGGGCGGGCGGGGGCCGGGTGATCGCGGTGGGGACGACGGCGGTGCGGGCGCTGGAGTCCGCGGTGGGTCCGGACGGCAGGCTGCGGGCCGCCGCCGGCTGGACGGATCTGGTGGTGACGCCCGAGCGGGGGGTGCGTGCGGTGGACGGGCTGATCACCGGGCTGCACGAGCCTGAGGCCTCGCACCTGCTGATGCTGGAGGCGATCGCGGGACGCCGGGCGCTCCGCGACGGCTATGCCCAGGCGCTGGAGCACGGCTATCTGTGGCACGAGTTCGGGGACGTGCACCTGCTCCTGCCGGGTGCCGCGGACCCTGCGAAAACCCCTCACGCTCTGCATTACACAAGCAACGTTTCGTGA
- a CDS encoding SDR family NAD(P)-dependent oxidoreductase, with protein MPIAMITGGSRGLGRALAAALAREGWDLVLDARSSEALGAVARDLGGRYGTRVVAVAGDVTDAVHREALVAAAGELGGLDVLVSNASALGCAPLVRLEALPLDGLRQALETNVVAALGLLQEALPLLRASRAGAVIAVSSDAASEPYPTWGGYGASKAALDQLAGVLGEEEPGLRVWAVDPGDMETDLYTAAVPGDTEPRPSPDAVAPAFVRLLGLRPVSGRYAAAALLGPDVREGR; from the coding sequence ATGCCGATCGCGATGATCACGGGTGGGTCGAGAGGGCTGGGGCGGGCGCTGGCCGCGGCCCTGGCGCGAGAGGGCTGGGACCTGGTGCTGGACGCCAGGTCGTCGGAGGCCCTCGGGGCGGTGGCGCGCGATCTGGGCGGCCGGTACGGGACGAGGGTGGTGGCCGTGGCCGGGGACGTCACGGACGCGGTGCACCGAGAGGCGCTGGTGGCCGCCGCCGGGGAGCTGGGCGGACTCGACGTGCTGGTGAGCAACGCGAGCGCGCTGGGCTGTGCACCTCTCGTGCGGCTGGAGGCGCTGCCGCTGGACGGGCTGCGGCAGGCGCTGGAGACGAACGTGGTGGCGGCGCTCGGGCTGCTGCAGGAGGCGTTGCCGCTGCTGCGGGCTTCGCGGGCCGGGGCCGTCATCGCCGTGAGCTCGGACGCGGCGTCCGAGCCGTACCCGACGTGGGGCGGATACGGGGCCTCGAAGGCGGCGCTCGACCAGCTGGCGGGGGTGCTCGGGGAGGAGGAGCCCGGGCTGCGGGTGTGGGCGGTGGATCCGGGCGACATGGAGACGGACCTCTATACCGCGGCCGTGCCCGGGGACACGGAGCCCAGGCCGAGTCCGGACGCTGTCGCGCCCGCCTTCGTCCGGCTGCTCGGGCTGCGGCCGGTCAGTGGCCGGTATGCGGCGGCCGCGCTGCTGGGCCCGGACGTCCGGGAGGGGCGATGA
- a CDS encoding GAF domain-containing sensor histidine kinase gives MSHRPPSGLAAVSAALLAMNRHLDMRDVLKTIVASARELLDAEYAALGVPDDHGGFAQFVVDGVSDEQWKAIGPLPRQHGILAAMLHETQPQRLADVRKDPRFEGWPDAHPDMSDFLGLPIQDGDETIGALFLANKRCPRPTGGCGFTEEDEELLGILAQHAAIALTNARLYERSRELTIAEERSRLAHELHDAVSQKLFSLRLTAQAAAALVDRDPARAKGELQQVAALAGEAVDELRAAVVELRPAALDEDGLVATLRTQIQVMDRAHSARVTFDSAGVRALPSAQEEAMLRVAQEALHNALRHSGAGHVRVSLGRHGAATVLRITDDGRGFDPHLTRSAGRHLGLVSMRHRAGSVGGRLTVASEPGKGTTIQMEVPCG, from the coding sequence ATGAGCCATCGCCCACCGTCGGGTCTCGCGGCGGTCAGCGCAGCCCTGCTCGCCATGAACCGGCATCTCGACATGCGCGACGTCCTCAAGACGATCGTCGCCTCCGCCCGCGAACTGCTCGACGCCGAGTACGCCGCGCTGGGCGTGCCGGACGACCACGGAGGCTTCGCCCAGTTCGTCGTCGACGGGGTGAGCGACGAGCAGTGGAAGGCCATCGGGCCGCTGCCCCGGCAGCACGGCATCCTCGCGGCGATGCTCCACGAGACACAGCCCCAGCGCCTGGCCGACGTCCGCAAGGACCCCCGGTTCGAGGGGTGGCCCGACGCCCACCCCGACATGTCCGACTTCCTCGGCCTGCCCATCCAGGACGGCGACGAGACCATCGGCGCGCTCTTCCTCGCCAACAAACGCTGCCCCAGGCCCACCGGGGGCTGCGGTTTCACCGAGGAGGACGAGGAGCTCCTCGGGATCCTCGCCCAGCACGCGGCCATCGCCCTCACCAACGCCCGGCTCTACGAACGCAGCCGCGAACTCACGATCGCCGAGGAGCGCTCCCGGCTCGCCCACGAGCTGCACGACGCCGTCAGCCAGAAACTCTTCTCGCTGCGGCTCACCGCCCAGGCCGCCGCGGCCCTGGTCGACCGCGACCCGGCGCGCGCCAAGGGCGAACTCCAGCAGGTCGCCGCACTGGCGGGGGAAGCCGTGGACGAACTCCGCGCCGCCGTCGTCGAACTGCGCCCCGCCGCGCTGGACGAGGACGGTCTCGTTGCCACGCTCCGTACCCAGATCCAGGTCATGGACCGGGCACACAGTGCCAGGGTCACCTTCGACAGTGCCGGGGTACGCGCCCTGCCCTCCGCCCAGGAGGAGGCGATGCTCCGGGTCGCGCAGGAGGCGCTGCACAACGCCCTGCGCCACTCCGGGGCCGGGCACGTACGCGTCAGCCTCGGCCGGCACGGTGCGGCCACGGTGCTGCGGATCACCGACGACGGCCGGGGTTTCGACCCCCACCTGACCAGAAGTGCGGGCCGTCATCTCGGACTCGTCTCCATGCGGCACCGGGCGGGCAGCGTGGGGGGCCGGCTCACCGTCGCCTCGGAGCCCGGCAAGGGCACCACGATCCAGATGGAGGTCCCCTGTGGCTGA
- a CDS encoding response regulator transcription factor — MADKIIKVLLVDDHQVVRRGLRTFLEVQDDIEVVGEASDGAEGVTRIEELRPDVVLMDIKMPGTDGIEALRRLRDLDNPAKVLIVTSFTEQRTVVPALRAGASGYVYKDVDPDALAGAIRSVHAGHILLQPEVAGALLAQEDGGAGTGRGSTLTEREREVLGLIADGRSNREIARALVLSEKTVKTHVSNILMKLDVSDRTQAALWAVRHGAAG, encoded by the coding sequence GTGGCTGACAAGATCATCAAGGTGCTGCTGGTGGACGACCACCAGGTGGTCCGCCGGGGGCTGCGCACGTTCCTGGAGGTGCAGGACGACATAGAGGTGGTCGGTGAGGCGTCGGACGGTGCGGAGGGGGTCACCCGGATCGAGGAGCTGCGGCCCGACGTCGTCCTGATGGACATCAAGATGCCGGGTACGGACGGCATCGAGGCACTGCGCAGGCTCAGGGACCTGGACAACCCCGCCAAGGTGCTGATCGTCACGAGTTTCACCGAGCAGCGCACGGTCGTGCCCGCTCTGAGGGCCGGAGCGTCGGGCTATGTCTACAAGGACGTGGACCCCGACGCCCTCGCCGGCGCCATCCGCTCGGTCCACGCCGGTCACATCCTGCTGCAGCCGGAGGTCGCCGGGGCGCTCCTGGCCCAGGAGGACGGCGGGGCCGGCACGGGCCGGGGGAGCACCCTGACCGAGCGGGAGCGGGAGGTGCTGGGCCTCATCGCCGACGGCAGGTCCAACCGGGAGATCGCCCGTGCGCTGGTCCTGTCGGAGAAGACGGTCAAGACCCACGTGTCGAACATCCTGATGAAGCTCGACGTCTCGGACAGGACGCAGGCCGCCCTGTGGGCGGTGCGGCACGGGGCGGCGGGCTGA
- a CDS encoding chaplin family protein: MKNLKKAAAVTMIAGGLIAAGAGAASATGHGHGGAGAHGQAVGSPGVVSGNLVQVPVSVPVNVVGNTVNVVGLLNPAFGNFGLNG, translated from the coding sequence GTGAAGAACCTGAAGAAGGCCGCCGCCGTCACCATGATCGCGGGCGGCCTCATCGCCGCCGGTGCCGGAGCCGCCTCCGCCACGGGCCACGGCCACGGAGGCGCCGGTGCACACGGTCAGGCCGTGGGCTCCCCGGGCGTCGTCTCGGGCAACCTCGTCCAGGTCCCGGTGAGCGTCCCGGTGAACGTGGTCGGCAACACGGTCAACGTCGTGGGCCTGCTCAACCCGGCCTTCGGCAACTTCGGCCTGAACGGCTGA
- a CDS encoding ABC transporter ATP-binding protein, which produces MSDVLELVDVSVVRDGRALVDDVSWSVKEGERWVILGPNGAGKTTLLNIASSYLFPSTGTAKILGERLGGVGTDVFELRPRIGIAGVAMAEKLPRRQTVLQTVLTAAYGMTATWHENYEAVDEERARAFLDRLGMTEYLDRKFGTLSEGERKRTLIARAMMTDPELLLLDEPAAGLDLGGREDLVRRLGRLARDPYAPSMIMVTHHVEEIAPGFTHVLMIRQGKVLAAGPMETELSSRNLSLCFGLPLVVEHHGDRYTARGLPLGQ; this is translated from the coding sequence ATGAGCGATGTACTGGAGCTGGTGGACGTATCCGTGGTCCGCGACGGACGCGCTCTGGTGGACGACGTCTCCTGGTCGGTCAAGGAGGGGGAGCGCTGGGTCATCCTCGGACCGAACGGCGCGGGAAAGACCACCCTCCTCAACATCGCCTCCAGCTACCTCTTCCCGAGCACCGGCACCGCCAAGATCCTCGGTGAGCGGCTCGGCGGGGTCGGCACCGACGTCTTCGAGCTCCGCCCGCGCATCGGCATCGCCGGTGTGGCCATGGCCGAAAAGCTCCCCCGGCGCCAGACCGTGCTGCAGACGGTTCTCACCGCCGCCTACGGCATGACGGCCACCTGGCACGAGAACTACGAAGCCGTCGACGAGGAGCGCGCCCGCGCCTTCCTCGACCGCCTCGGCATGACCGAATACCTCGACCGGAAGTTCGGCACCCTGTCCGAGGGCGAGCGCAAGCGCACCCTCATCGCCCGCGCCATGATGACCGACCCCGAGCTCCTCCTCCTCGACGAGCCCGCCGCCGGGCTCGACCTGGGCGGCCGCGAGGACCTGGTCCGCCGCCTGGGCCGGCTGGCGCGTGACCCGTACGCCCCCTCCATGATCATGGTCACTCACCATGTCGAGGAGATCGCGCCCGGCTTCACCCATGTCCTGATGATCCGTCAGGGCAAGGTGCTGGCCGCCGGTCCCATGGAGACCGAGCTCAGCTCCCGGAACCTTTCCCTCTGCTTCGGCCTGCCGCTCGTCGTCGAGCACCACGGCGACCGCTACACCGCCCGCGGACTGCCCCTCGGCCAGTAG
- a CDS encoding NfeD family protein, which translates to MDIDAWVWWLIGAVGLGIPLVLTAMPEFGMFAVGAVAASVVAALGGGIVAQVLVFVVVSVALIAVVRSIAARQRVGRSTHASGIDALKGRQALVLERVDGGGGRIKLAGEVWSARSLDGDQIFEPGRQVDVVDIDGATAVVM; encoded by the coding sequence GTGGACATCGACGCGTGGGTGTGGTGGCTGATCGGTGCGGTGGGACTGGGCATCCCCCTCGTCCTGACCGCGATGCCCGAGTTCGGGATGTTCGCCGTCGGAGCGGTGGCGGCATCCGTGGTCGCGGCACTCGGCGGCGGCATCGTCGCCCAAGTACTCGTGTTCGTCGTGGTGTCGGTCGCGCTCATCGCGGTCGTACGCTCGATCGCCGCGCGCCAACGGGTGGGACGTTCCACGCACGCCAGCGGCATCGACGCACTGAAAGGCCGTCAAGCCCTCGTCCTGGAACGGGTGGACGGCGGCGGCGGACGTATCAAGCTCGCCGGCGAGGTCTGGTCGGCACGTTCACTCGACGGTGACCAGATCTTCGAGCCGGGCCGACAGGTGGACGTCGTGGACATCGACGGCGCAACAGCCGTCGTCATGTGA
- a CDS encoding SPFH domain-containing protein, translating into MQPIIIVLIILVVLVFIALIKTIQVIPQASAAIVERFGRYTRTLNAGLNIVVPFIDSIRNRIDLREQVVPFPPQPVITQDNLVVNIDTVIYYQVTDARAATYEVASYIQAIEQLTVTTLRNIIGGMDLERTLTSREEINAALRGVLDEATGKWGIRVNRVELKAIEPPTSIQDSMEKQMRADRDKRAAILTAEGIRQSAILTAEGEKQSAILRAEGEAKASALRAEGEAQAIRTVFESIHAGDPDQKLLSYQYLQMLPKIAEGDANKLWIVPSEIGDALKGLSGAFGNLGGGAPGFNIGEQRREQRREQPPVD; encoded by the coding sequence ATGCAACCGATCATCATCGTCCTGATCATTCTGGTGGTGCTCGTCTTCATCGCCCTGATCAAGACGATCCAGGTCATCCCGCAGGCCAGTGCCGCCATCGTGGAGCGCTTCGGCCGCTACACCCGCACACTCAACGCCGGGCTGAACATCGTCGTCCCGTTCATCGACTCGATCCGCAACAGGATCGACCTCCGCGAACAGGTCGTCCCCTTCCCGCCGCAGCCGGTGATCACCCAGGACAACCTCGTCGTCAACATCGACACCGTCATCTACTACCAGGTGACCGACGCCAGGGCCGCGACCTACGAAGTCGCCAGCTACATCCAGGCCATCGAGCAGCTCACCGTCACCACACTCCGCAACATCATCGGCGGCATGGACCTCGAGCGGACCCTGACCTCCCGCGAGGAGATCAACGCCGCGCTGCGCGGAGTCCTCGACGAGGCCACCGGCAAGTGGGGCATCCGCGTCAACCGCGTCGAACTCAAGGCGATCGAACCGCCCACCTCCATCCAGGACTCGATGGAGAAGCAGATGCGCGCCGACCGCGACAAGCGCGCCGCGATCCTCACCGCCGAGGGCATCAGGCAGTCCGCGATCCTCACCGCCGAGGGCGAGAAGCAGTCCGCGATCCTGCGCGCCGAAGGTGAGGCCAAGGCGTCGGCCCTCCGCGCCGAGGGCGAGGCCCAGGCCATCCGCACCGTCTTCGAGTCCATCCACGCCGGGGACCCGGACCAGAAGCTCCTGTCGTACCAGTACCTCCAGATGCTCCCCAAGATCGCCGAGGGCGACGCCAACAAACTCTGGATCGTGCCCAGCGAGATCGGCGACGCGCTCAAGGGACTCAGCGGTGCGTTCGGCAACCTCGGGGGCGGCGCTCCCGGCTTCAACATCGGCGAGCAGCGACGGGAGCAGCGACGGGAGCAGCCCCCGGTCGACTGA